Part of the Solwaraspora sp. WMMA2065 genome is shown below.
AGGAGAGTAGGCAGTTGACCGGGTCGGTGGGCGGACGTTTGTTGCGGCCGGCGACCTTCCATTCTTTGCTTCTGGTGACCAGGTGCGGCATGGCGGCGAAGTAGTCCCGGGCGGTGATCCCTTCGACGCCGAACACTTCGTCGATGGTGGTGGCGTCGCGCAGCAGGTTCAGCCGTTCGGCGATCAGGTCGGCACTGGCGCGCAGCGCGGTCTGACGGAACCCGGAGCTGTCCCGGGCGGTACGCAGCAGCACCTGCCGGCTGTTGTGAATCTTCCCGGCGATCATGGCCTTTGAGATCGACACCCGCTGTTGAGTGTCGTCGGCGGCGCGGTGCTGGGCTTGCCGCAGCAGCGGGTTGCCGGTGGCCGGCCCGACCGTACGCATCAGGAACCGCCCATTGCCGGTGAGGTAGGTGACGGACCGGCCGTCAGCGGCGCAGCGCAGCTGCAGTTCCTGGCTGATGTTGACTCCGCCGAAGGCGACGAGGTGGTCGAGGCGGACGAGTGGCACCCGTCTGGGCGGGGTCTTCGGCTCGTCGTCGGGGTGGAAGGCCCGCAGGGTGTCGCCGTCGAAGTGCAGGCTCGTGCCCGGCCTCTGGATGTACAAAGTGTTCAGCAGTTCAGTCACGCCAGGTTCCGAGTGGTCGCGGGGTGAACAGGTCGAGTAGTGGCCGGCTGTGCCCGTCGGTGGCTTCGGGCAGGCAGGCGTCGCGCAGGGAGCACCGCCGGCAGCGTTTGTCGTTGCGGGCGAGCGGGAGTTTCGACGTGCCGAGGATTTGCCGTACCGCCCCGGCGGCTTCGATGACCTGCTCGATCAGTGTGTCGTCGATGGTGACCGGGTGGCGGCGGCGTTCGGCGACGGAGTAGATGTAGCCGAGCGGCACTTCGAACCCGGCGTCGATGAGGCACAGCGCCTGCCCGCCGAGTTGCAGCTCGGCTGGTCCCCCGGCCTGGTACCGGCCGACTTTGTATTCGACCGGTGTGGCGACCTGTCCGGTGAACTCGACGACGTCGCAGACTCCGCGCAGCCCGTACGTCTGGCTGCCGACCGGCAGTGACCGTACGACGGTTGCGCCGGCCCGGCGGGTGACGCCGGGCAGGTCGACGGCGGTGTGGCTGAGGTCTCCGCGTACCGTTTCCGCGCTCTCGTCCCACACCTGTTCGACGTGGATGAGCGCGGTCTGCCGGTGACAGTAGGCATAGTGCTCAAGGGCGGACAGCGGGACCTCGCGGATCCCGCTGTCGCTCTCGACCGGGTCGGTCACAGCCAGAGGTCCACCTCGGTGGTGACCTGGACGCCATCGGGCAGCGGGGTGTCGGCGATGGTCCGCTGGTAGTCGAGATGTTGGCGGGCCGGCTTGTCGGGGTTGGTCCGGCTGACCTGGATCCGCTTGGTGAGGCTGGCCGCGGGGGCGACGCCCAGCGCGTCGGGGTGGCTGAAGATCCACAGCCCGCAGAGCTTCATCTCGCCTCGGGTGGCGGACCGGTCGTGGTCGAACATCATGGCGATGGCCCGCCAGAGCGCGGTGAGGTCGTCGGGGGTGACGCCGGTCTTCGCGGCGCGCGGCGCGGAGTAGAAGGCGTGTGCGCGGTAGAGACCGTACGGGACGGTCCACTTCGAGCCCATCTCGGTGCGTTCGCCTTTGTCGATGTCTTCCTGGCGGGTCTGGGTGACCCGGGTGATGGCGTGGTCGGCCGGCAGGATCGGGTCGATGCTGCGGGCGAAGCCGACCTGTAGTGGACCGCGTACCTGCCCGGCGCCGCCTTTGGCGCCGGTGCTGAGCACCGCGCCGAACATGCGGATGTCGAAGTAGTGCTCGCAGAGCCACTGCTGCGCCTGGTCCGCCCGCCCTGGTGCGGCGGCGAGCCCTTCCTCGATGCGCGTGTTCAGGGCGTGGCCGGCTTCGACGAAGATGCCGTACCGGGGGTCGTCGCCGCGCATCAGGGCCACCGTGTCCCGGATCTTGCGCTTGATGGCGACGTCGGTGACGAGACCCTGGCCGGTTTCGTCGTCGGTGCGGGGCTGGTTGCCGCCGTCGGGGTCGCCGTTGGGGTTGCCGTCGGTTACATCGAAGAACATCACGACGTCGTGACGGCGGGCGGGGTCGAGGTGGGCGGCACTCATGCGGCATCTCCTTCAGGTGCGTCAGCTGCCGGCGTCCCGTCCGCACCGGGCGGCAGGTCGGCGGGTGGCAGGTCGGTGTTCTTCTTGCTGGCGGCGGCTTCGATCCGTTCGGCTCGCATCGCGGCGCGCTGGTGGTGGTAGCCGAGGACGAACGCGGCTTTCTGCGTCAGCATGGCGGAGCTGGGGATCGAGGTGTCGGCGTCGATCTGCGCGAAGATGTCGTCGAGTCGGTTGGCGTACGCGCCGGCCCAGGCCGGTTTGCCGAGCGGGCCGCGCAGCCGTCGCAGCCAGGCGGTTGCGGAGCGACGGCCGTTGACCAGCACCGCCTGCGGGTTGGTGATCGCCCGGCCCATGTAGCGTTCGGCGAAGGTGGTGTTGAGCTGCTGGTTCGCGGCGCGGTAGACGGCCTGTTGCAGGTCGTCGAGCACGGCGAAGGCGCGACCGGACAGGTATGCGGGGTCGCGGTTGGCGTCGTTCAACGTCGGGGTCAGCCTTTCTGCGTGGTACGGAGGAAGCCCGGGGCGGCGCAGGACGGCGAGTCGGATCAGGGCGACCCGGGCGGCGTCGACGCGGCCGTCGGTGCGGATGCGGTCGATGACGTGAGCGAGGATCTTGGGTGGCAGTGGCGCACCGAAGACCGCTGACCGCCACAGCGCGTGGTAGAGGCCGCCGGGGCGGTCCTCGCCTCGGGCGCCGAGTTTGGTCCAGCTGCCGGGGCCGCTGCCCCGGCCGGGCTGCCACCGGCCGGCGACCCGGGTGAGCTGGACGAGCTTGACGAGGGTCGGCTTGCCGTCCCAGCCGGCGATCTTGTGGTCGTCGATCCAGCGACGGAGGTTGGCTTTCACCGCCGGCAGCGGCATTTCGACCCAGTCGCGGACGACGACGCGGGCGACGTTGCCGGAGACGGTGACCGAGCAGAATTTCGACAGGTCGTCGACGGTGGCTTCGGTGCCGCGTGTCGGGCTGACGATCATGTCCAGCGCGGACTTCTCGTCCTCCTGGTCGAGCGGCCCCATCGGGTCGAACGACGCCCCGCCGATCACCCACCAGGTCAGCCGGGCGTTCTGGCCGGGCAGGCTCGCATGGTGGTCGGTGTCGCTGAGCAGCACGGTCAGCGACGACATGAACGTCAGTCCACAGGTGACGCAGATCGGGGTGTTGCCGAGAAACTTGGTCAGCTCGTAGCCGTGCACCGCTTCGTTGACGCTGACCAGCGACGCTCCCTGCGTGGCGCCGGGCAGCAGCCGCTGCGGGATCTGCTGCGGGATGGTCTTGAGCAGGTCACGCACCTCGCCGCAGACGAGGCACCGGCCGGCCCGGCCGAGCCCTTTGCGGCCGGCGGCGACGGTCGCCCAGTAGCGACGCGCGCTGTCGTGCTCGAAGGCGAACTCTCCGCCGACCCGGATGCCGACCATGTCGGCCCGGCCCCACTTGTCCGGCTGCTGCACCTTGTGGTGCTGGCGGCGGCGGTAGAAGGCGGCGACCGCCGGGCCGGGTCCGTCGGGTTCGGCTTCGGCCCAGTCGCGGATGAGTTCGACGAACGCGTCGTGCTGTTTGCCGATCCGGTCGGCTTTGCCGCCGTCGGCGACCCAGCCGAGCGCGTATTCGACGTTGTCGACGGCGAGGGTGGGGGCGATCCCGACGGTACGGGTGACGGCCGGCACGCTCCGTTCGATGCCGATCCGGGCACCGGCGGCGTCGCTGGCGGTGTCGGTCTGCCCCCGGTAGCCGCCGTCCCGGTCGATGTCGACGATCAGCCGTACGGGTTTGCGGCCGTAGAAGGGCGGAAGCACGTCGTCGCTGGTGGCGGCGAATTCGACGAGGCGTTGCAGCAGCATCAGGCGGCTCCGCCAGCGGACGGCAGCGCCATTTCCATACCGCGTGGCGGGACGTGCAGGACGCCTTCGACGACGCGGGCGGCGAACCATTCCATCCGGGGTTGGTTTTTGCCGTCGCGGTGGATGGTGTGCAGCATGATGCCGACTTCTTCGTTGACGCTGGTGTCGCGCGGGGTGTCGTCGGGCCAGCTGAAGTCGGCGCTGAATTCACGCGTACCGAGGTAGGGCTGTTGGAAGCAGGCTCCTCGGCGGACCCGGCGGCGCAGCTGGTCGCGGTAGGCGGCGGCGGGTTTGTCGGCGTGGGCGGCGGGCACCAGGTGCGCGTGGATGCGGTAGGCGACGTCGCGCAGGCAGACGGCGTTGCGCTGGTCGCGGTGGGCGACGGTGTCGACTCGGCGTTTGCCGCGGATGGCGTCGGCGAGCGGGGCGACGTCGGTGGTTTCGTTGCGGCGGATGGTGAACTGCTTGATCGGTTTCAGCACTTCGATGGCGACGATCTCGTAGCGGATCTCCGGCTTCCAGTAGATCGCTTCGAGGACACCGACGGCCGCCGTGGGGGTCATCACCGGGTACGTGACCCGTTCGACTTTCAGCTCGGGGCGGGAGAACAGGGCGGCGTCGCCGCTGACCTGGACGGCGATCGGCAGGTCGCCGTCCTTGCTGCGGCGGAAGGCCAGCCCGTTGACGACTTCCGTGGTCACAGGATGAAGTCCTCCAGTTTCGGGTCGAAGATCATGCCGGTGTGCGGGTCGTAGTCGCCGCGCCATTCGACGAGCGCGCCGACTCGGACGTCCGAGCCGAGGATCGGCTGCATCAGGGCCCGCACACCGGCGTCGCGCTGAGGCACGCCCGGGTGGACGGTGGTGGTGTAGGGCTGCAACCGGCGCAGGTCACGCATGTCGGGTACGGGTGCGGTGCGTACCCGGTGAACGAGTTCTTCGACGTGGGCGCGTTCGTCGGGCGTACCGGCGCCTTGTGGGGTGACCACCGAGATGCTGTCGGCGCTGATGATGCGGAAGGCGCGCTTGCGGTCACGGTGTCCGCTGTCGTCGAGCGGCCCGTCGGCGACGGTCTCATACGCCCAGGCGGCCCGGGACCGCTGGATCTGCTGGCCGATGTGCTGCGGGTCGTTGAGGTTGAGCGTGCTGTAGATGGAGCGGTAGTAGGCGGCGAGTGCGTCAGGGTCGTCGGGGTCGGCGCGGCCGGGTCCGAAGTGGGTGGTCGCGGCGCCGACGAGCCGTTTGTACGTCTCCGGAGCGCCGCCGTCGGCGGGCGCGAAGATGACGACGCGGCCGTGGTCGAGGCGGCCTTCCCGGTTGGCCCGGCCGGCGGCCTGCAGCAGCGAGTCGGCGGGGGCCATCGCCCGGTAGACGGTCGGGAAGTCGACGTCGACGCCGGCTTCGATGAGCTGGGTGGAGACCAGCAGGACCGGCTCGTCGTTCGTCAGCCGGTCACGGACGTCTTCGAGTACGCGCTGCCGGTGCGCCGGGCACATCCGGGTGGACAGGTGCCGGGCGTGGTCGAGGTCGCCGCTGTCGCGCCAGGTGTCGAAGACGGCCTGGGCGTTGGCGGTGGTGTTGACGACGACCATCGCTGCGGGCGGCCGGCCGGCGGGGGTGGTGACGTCGTCGGCGGCCTGGTCGGCGATGTCGGCGAGGGTCGGGGCGGGGTCGAGCCGCCATTCGTAGCGGACCCGTTTGAGCTGGTTGGCGACGGCGGGTACGTCGGTCAGCACGTCGGTGTAGTCGACGCCGTTCATGGTCGGCAGCGACCAGAACTCGGGCTGGGTGGCCGAGGAGAGCAGCACGGTGGTGCCGAAGTGCCGCACCAGCAGCCGCAGCCCGTCGAGGATCGGGACGAGCATGTCGTGCGGCAGGGCCTGCACCTCGTCGAGGACGATGACCGATCCGGCGAGCCGGTGCACCCGGCGCATCGCGGACGGCCGGCGGCCGAACAGCGACTCGAAGAGGCGGACGAAGGTGGTCACGACGAACGGTGCGTCCCAGTTCTCGGCGGCGAGTCGGCCCCACCGGCCGGCGGCGGCGTCCTCGAAGTTGACCTGGCTGTGGTGTTCCAGGACGACCGGCTCGGCGCCGGGCTCGTCGAGCATGCCACGGTAGACGGCGGCGTTCTGCCCAGTGATGGTCAGAAACGGAACAGCGACGATGACGCGTCGTTGCTGGTTCTTCTCGGCGTGCCGCAGCGCGAACCCAGCGGCGCAGAGCGTCTTGCCGGCCCCGGTCGGCGCGGGCAGCCGGTAGATCCCCGGCGGCTGGTCGGCGAAGCTGACGCACTGGGCGTAGACCTGCTCGCGCAGGTCGTCCACGGGCGACGGCTTGCCGGCGGCGAGCATGGTGGCTCGACGATGCTCAAGCATGGCGGCGCGGCGCTGCTCGAACAGCTTGTACAGGTGGCCGAAGTCGGCATCGGTGCGGACCCGGGGCGCGGCCAGTCCGTCGAAGTGCGCGCCGGTGTCGAGACCGTCGGCGTCGACCAGGGCGCTGTAGCACAGCCGCAGCGCCATCTCCCCCACAAGATGGTCCTGCAGCCACGCGTCGGGGATGGTCTGCCGCAGGTCGGGTGGCAGGTCGGGCAGCAGCCGGGGCAGCTCGGCCTCGGCAGAGGTGACGTCCTGCGCCCGGCTGAATCCCTGCTTGAGGGCCTTCCCCAACGAGTTGGTGTCGATCAACCCGCCGTGGTGGCCGAAGATCGCCCCTGAATAGCCGCCGAGCCCGCGCTCATACGCGATCCGGGTCCCCAACGACTTGTGATCGATGCCGACCCGCTGACCGGAGTTGGCGACATTCTTCAATTTATCCTGCCAGGCGCAGGACGCTTTCCCGACATCATGGAGCGCACCCAGCCAGTACGCCAACTCGCCACCACCGAACGGCGACGCGAAACGCCTGGCCAGCTCGGCGGTCCCCCGCAAATGATCTTCAAGTCGATGCCAGCGACCGCTGTTCCTACCCGGACTGTGCGCCCACAGCGACCGCTCCCCAGACATGAACAGATCTCTCACATTCCGCCCGAACAAAAAGGACCGGTCTATGAAGCCACCGCAGCAATCCACTGTCAAGACCCGGTTTCCGGTTTCAGCGAACAACTGCCGGGGTGGTGGGTGAGTGTCAGCCACTCACCCACCATGCCCGGCCGTTCAGTGGACTCGCTGCAGCCCATCGCGCTGTTCCAGTCTGACGCCACAAGTAGGCCGCGCTCACGAGTCGAGGTTTCGGCGGTGCGGGATGGATCTTCAGCATCCCGCACCGCCGGCGCCTGATCCGAGCGCCCCACCTGCGGTCGCTGACGCACCCTACCGACGTCCGGTACGGTGTTGCCGAATGTAACTCGGGGGCTACTCGCCGCCGATCATGAACTCGGTCGAAGCGAGGGATGCAAGTGCCGACGATGATGGACCGGCCGGTCGGTGTCATCGGTGCCGGTCGGGTCGGCACCGCTCTCGGACTGGCGCTGGTCCGCGCCGGATACGAGCTCGTCGGGGTCAACGCGAGGTCCGAGGCGTCCCGCCAGCGGGCAGCCGACGTCCTTCCTGGCACCCCGCTGCGGGACGTGCCCACGCTTGCCAAGAGCGCCGGCATACTCCTGCTCTCCGTCACCGACGACGCTATCGGATCGGTCGCCGCCGAATTGGCGGATGGCGGCCTGCTCCAACCGGGGCAGATCGTGCTGCATGTCAGCGGTGCGTGCGGTTTGGCGGTTCTCGCACCGGCGACCGAGGCCGGTGCCGTGCCGCTCGCCGTCCACCCGGCGATGACCTTTCCTGGCCTCCCGACCGATGCCGACAATCTGGCCGGTCTGGCGTACGCGGTCACCACCCGACCGCATGACCGGCCGCTCGCCGAGGAACTGGTGCGCGATGTGGGGGGCGTTCCGGTGTGGATCGCCGACGAGGACCGTACCCTCTACCACGCCGCGCTGGTCCTCGGTGCGAACAACCTCATCACCCTGCTGGCCGCGGCGATGGAGGCACTGATGGCAGCCGGCGTGCCGGACCCCGGGTTTGTGCTGGCCCCGCTGGTGCGTGCCTCGATGGAAAACGCCCTGCGGCACGGCGACCAGGCGTTGACCGGGCCGGTACGCCGTGCGGACGTCGGAACGATCGAGGCTCACCTGCGGGCGCTGCGCGATCGTGCGCCCCACCTACTGCCGGCGTACCTCGATTTCGGACTCAACACCGCGCGTCGATCCCGGCGGGCCGCGCTGAACGAGGCGGGCCGGCTCGACGAGGTTATCGCGTTACTGGAAGCAAGATCGGCCGAGGCCCGCGACGATATCGACCGGTGAACGGCCCGCTGCGGTGGGCGGCACGATGAGACGCCGTCGTTGGAGCGTCCGCCCGGGGCGGCGGCTCGACCCGCAGCTGTCGGCATCCGGGATCGTCTGCGTCGTAGCGGCGATCGCAGCCGGCGGGGTGGAGATGCTCGGCGTCCGCATCCCGGTTGTCGACTCGCCGGTACGCCAGTTGCTGCTCGCGGGGTTGGGGCTCGCGCTCGTGGTGGCGTCGGCGTTCGTGACGACACGCGACATTGCAGCGGAGGAGATGACGATGGCGACCGACCGGGTACCGCTTCCGCCCAGCACGCCACGACCGAAGCTCACCCCTCGGTTCACCGGCCGGGCCGGGCTTCTCACTGAGATGCACGAGTCGCTGACCGAGCAGCGACGGTTGGCCCTAGCCGGGCTCGGCGGAGTCGGCAAGACCCAACTCGCCCTCGCGTACGTGGAGAACTACCGGTCCGAGTACCCGGTCGTCTGGTGGCTACGGGCGGAGAACCGTGTCACGCTCGACGACGACTTTCTCGGGCTGGCCGGCGCGCACGGATTGCCGGTCGATCCGGCGAGTCCGCAGCCCCAGCAGGTCGACGTCATCCGGCACTGGTTGGAGGAGCGCGACAGCTGGCTGCTGGTCTTCGACAACGCCGAAGCAGAGGAACTGGTCGACGACTACCTGCCACAGCGGCGGTCCGGGCACGTCCTCGTGACCACGAGGAACCAGCACTGGCGCAACGCCGCCGTCATCATCGTGCCGCCGTGGAAGCGGTCGGAATCCGTCGCGTTTCTGGCGCCGCCGGCCGGCCAGCGCAACGACGCCGACGCGCTCGCCGCCTTCCTCGGCGATCTGCCGCTGGCCCTCGACCAGGCATCGTCTTACATGCAGGAGACCTCGACGTCGATCCGTGACTACCTGGATCTGCTGCGTTCACGCACCGCCGACGTACTGGCTCTCGGCTCGCTGTCCAACTATCCGCGCACGGTGGCGTCCACTTGGCTGACGGCAGTGGCGACGATCCGCAAGGAGTTGCCGATCGCGCAGGAGTTGCTGAACCTCTGCGCTTTCCTGAGCCCGGAGGGTATCCCGCACACCATGCTGCGGTGGTCGCCGGACCATCCACGCCGGCTGCGTCCCCTGCATGACGACCGGATCGTCTACAACCAGGCGGTCAGCATCCTCAGCCGGTACTCGCTGCTACAGGCGAGCCCGGACGGCCTGACCGTACACCGGCTGGTGCAGACGTTGGCCCGGCAGTCGCTGACTGCCGCTGACCGTCGGCGCTGCGCGGGCATCGCAGCGATCTATGCCGAACACGCGCTGCCACTCGATGTCACGGCAGCTGATAACTGGCCGGTCTGTGACACTGTCGTCCCGCACGCGCTCGCCGCCGCCAGACACGCCGCCGAGCACAATGTCGCGCTCCGCCAGGTGGTCTCGCTGTACGCCCGGGTCGGCGAGTATCTCCGAATCCAGGGGCAGTACGCGCAGGCCCTCGGCGTCCTGGGCGCGGCCACGGACATTCTGCGCCGGCCGCACGACTTCGCCGCTCCCGACCTGCCGGAGATCCTGACCCGCACCGGAATGGCGCTACGGGCGAGCGGACGACTTCCGGAAGCGCTCGCCGCGCTCGATGAAGCCATCCAGTTGGGGGAAGCCAACCGCGGCCAGGATCATCCCCGGTTGGCGGTCACCCTCAACGCCGCCGGTACGGTCCTGCGGGGCCTAGACGAGTTGTTCCGAAGTCCCGTCAGTGGTCGTAGGCGATCAGGGACCGGGTGACGGGTGCGCCGGTCTTGTTGTTGTGCCAGATCGCGGCGGCCATCGCGAGGAGTCGCTGGGCCACCCGTACGGCGACGCCGACGAAGGTCCGCCCACCGTGTTCCTCAAGATCAAGCTGGCCCTTGAGGGTGTCGTTGACCGACTCGATCAGCTGCCGGACCTTCTTGAGCATCGGTTCGCCGTAGCGGGCCTTCTCCCGCTTGCGTGACGGGCGTAGCAGGGTGATGCCCTGGTCGGCGAGTTCCCGCTCGAGTGGTCCGGACGCGAAGCCCTTGTCGCTGATCAACAGGATGCCGTCGTGTTCGGCGACGACACCGGCCTCGACCTCCAGCATCGCGGCGAGGACCTCCCGCTCGCCGATCTTCGGGTTCGCCAGGGCCCACAGGATCGGCATCCCGGTCGGGGTGCAGACCAGGTACAGGCGCAGTCCCCAGAAGAACCGGGAGTGGGAGGCGCAGTAGCCGTATCCGGCCCAGCCGGCCAGGTCCGAACGTTGCACGGTGGGGCGGGACATGCCGCACGGCACCGGGGTGGAGTCGACGATCCAGTGGTTGTCGAACCAGAAGTCGCTGTCGCGGGCCAGGTTCCGGATCGTCTTCTTGATCAGCGGGAGGGCGGCGCGGAGCCGTTTGTTGTAGCCGGGCCGCTGCGGTAGGTAGGGGAACATGCCGGCCAGGTGGACCCGGGCGTAGCGGATCCAGTGGGCTTCGGAACGGGCGCCGAGCAGGACCTGCGCCACGGCCAGGCAGACCAGTTCGGAGTCGGTCAGCAGTGGTGGTCTGCCGCGCCACCGGGGCGTGCGGATGCTGTCGTCGATCTTCACGTACAGTGCGGTCAAGAGGGTGTCCAGGTCTTGCGTCACAACATGATCTTGGATGCCCTCTCCTCATGCCCGGACATCGACCCCTGACTTCGGAACTACTCGTCTAGGTTCGCTCAGCAAGGCGCGGGACTACCACCTCCGGGCGCTGACGATCCTGGAGCGCGCGCTCGGCGGGGATCACCCCGCCTGCGCGACGACGCTGAACAACCTCGGCAACGTGGAACGGCAGGCCGGCGACGCTGACGGCGCAGTTCACGCGCACGAACGCGCTGTCGACATCCGGCGGGCCCATTTCGGGGTCAGCCACCCCGACGTCGCCACCTCGCTGAACAACCTGTCGAACGCGTACGCCGACGCGGGGAACTTCGCTGCTGCCCGCCGCTGCGCCGAACAGGCAGTCGAGATCGACACCGAGACTCTGGGCACCCGGCATCCTGCCCTGGCCGCCGACCTGATCAACCACGGTGTGATCCTGCACGAACTGGGCAGGTCAGAGGAGGCAAGCCAGGTGCTGGAGCAGTCACTTGGCATCTACGAAAAGGCGTTCGGTGCCGCCCACCCGGACGTTGCCGTGATCCTCAACGACCTCGCCGCCGTCCGCCAAGCGTTGGGCGAGCCGGAACAGGCAAAGGACCTACTCGCTCGCGCGGCTTCCATCCTGGACACGGCAGCCGTCGCCGACCCCAGCCTCGCAGCAGTGCTACACAACCTGAGCAGAGCGTGCGCAGCGGTCGGCGACAGCGCCGGCGCTGCGGACGCCCTCCGACGCAGCCAGATCATCCGAGCCAAGCCAGCGGTCGCCGACCCACCTGCCGGTGCCGGGGTGATCGGCGCGTCCTGGCTGCTGCGGCTCGACAAGGATGTCGCCACCGTCGAGTTCGACTTCGACCTGCAGTAGACCCGCCGAACGCCACGCGCTCGCCGGAACCAGCCGGCAGAGTGAGCCCCACGAGCTATGAGGAACTGCGTCGGCGGGTGGCTGATGAGGGCGGGGTCATCGGTACGACTGCACAGGTGCTGCGGGACATCGAGGGCGCTGGGCGACTCGGCTCGACTGTACGTGCCGAGATCAGTCAGAAGCTTGAAGCGTACGGACTGCGGTTGACGGGCTCACGTCCGGCGTTGCGATCCTCGCCGGACCCGGAGGCCCAGCGCAGTGTCCACACTAATCAACGCATTCGACGAGCACTTGCGCGGGTCACCGGCGCTGGTCCGGGTGTCAGGTGAGTTCGAGGCCACCGTCGATGGTGAGGATCTGTCCGGTCAGCCAGGTGGCGACGGGGTCAGCCAGGCGGAGGACCCATGTGGCGACCTCGTCGGGCTCTCCCCGACGGCCGAGCGGGATCCGTCCGGCCTCGTCTTGCTTGATCTGGTTGAGCACCGGTTCGGGGAGGCCGGCGGCGGTCAGGGCCTCGCTCTCGGTGGGGCCG
Proteins encoded:
- the cas4 gene encoding CRISPR-associated protein Cas4; this translates as MTDPVESDSGIREVPLSALEHYAYCHRQTALIHVEQVWDESAETVRGDLSHTAVDLPGVTRRAGATVVRSLPVGSQTYGLRGVCDVVEFTGQVATPVEYKVGRYQAGGPAELQLGGQALCLIDAGFEVPLGYIYSVAERRRHPVTIDDTLIEQVIEAAGAVRQILGTSKLPLARNDKRCRRCSLRDACLPEATDGHSRPLLDLFTPRPLGTWRD
- the cas1c gene encoding type I-C CRISPR-associated endonuclease Cas1c gives rise to the protein MTELLNTLYIQRPGTSLHFDGDTLRAFHPDDEPKTPPRRVPLVRLDHLVAFGGVNISQELQLRCAADGRSVTYLTGNGRFLMRTVGPATGNPLLRQAQHRAADDTQQRVSISKAMIAGKIHNSRQVLLRTARDSSGFRQTALRASADLIAERLNLLRDATTIDEVFGVEGITARDYFAAMPHLVTRSKEWKVAGRNKRPPTDPVNCLLSFLYGMLRGAVHGALEQVGLDPYIGLLHGVRSGKPALALDLMEEFRPLLVDRLVFTLLNRRELSDKDFDHLPNGAYQLTDDGRKKVFTAWEKSRQRAWPHAYLRRDVEGALLPLVQARLLARHLRGDLAAYQPWTVA
- a CDS encoding DUF2520 domain-containing protein, with the translated sequence MMDRPVGVIGAGRVGTALGLALVRAGYELVGVNARSEASRQRAADVLPGTPLRDVPTLAKSAGILLLSVTDDAIGSVAAELADGGLLQPGQIVLHVSGACGLAVLAPATEAGAVPLAVHPAMTFPGLPTDADNLAGLAYAVTTRPHDRPLAEELVRDVGGVPVWIADEDRTLYHAALVLGANNLITLLAAAMEALMAAGVPDPGFVLAPLVRASMENALRHGDQALTGPVRRADVGTIEAHLRALRDRAPHLLPAYLDFGLNTARRSRRAALNEAGRLDEVIALLEARSAEARDDIDR
- the cas5c gene encoding type I-C CRISPR-associated protein Cas5c; this encodes MTTEVVNGLAFRRSKDGDLPIAVQVSGDAALFSRPELKVERVTYPVMTPTAAVGVLEAIYWKPEIRYEIVAIEVLKPIKQFTIRRNETTDVAPLADAIRGKRRVDTVAHRDQRNAVCLRDVAYRIHAHLVPAAHADKPAAAYRDQLRRRVRRGACFQQPYLGTREFSADFSWPDDTPRDTSVNEEVGIMLHTIHRDGKNQPRMEWFAARVVEGVLHVPPRGMEMALPSAGGAA
- the cas7c gene encoding type I-C CRISPR-associated protein Cas7/Csd2, which produces MSAAHLDPARRHDVVMFFDVTDGNPNGDPDGGNQPRTDDETGQGLVTDVAIKRKIRDTVALMRGDDPRYGIFVEAGHALNTRIEEGLAAAPGRADQAQQWLCEHYFDIRMFGAVLSTGAKGGAGQVRGPLQVGFARSIDPILPADHAITRVTQTRQEDIDKGERTEMGSKWTVPYGLYRAHAFYSAPRAAKTGVTPDDLTALWRAIAMMFDHDRSATRGEMKLCGLWIFSHPDALGVAPAASLTKRIQVSRTNPDKPARQHLDYQRTIADTPLPDGVQVTTEVDLWL
- the cas8c gene encoding type I-C CRISPR-associated protein Cas8c/Csd1, producing MLLQRLVEFAATSDDVLPPFYGRKPVRLIVDIDRDGGYRGQTDTASDAAGARIGIERSVPAVTRTVGIAPTLAVDNVEYALGWVADGGKADRIGKQHDAFVELIRDWAEAEPDGPGPAVAAFYRRRQHHKVQQPDKWGRADMVGIRVGGEFAFEHDSARRYWATVAAGRKGLGRAGRCLVCGEVRDLLKTIPQQIPQRLLPGATQGASLVSVNEAVHGYELTKFLGNTPICVTCGLTFMSSLTVLLSDTDHHASLPGQNARLTWWVIGGASFDPMGPLDQEDEKSALDMIVSPTRGTEATVDDLSKFCSVTVSGNVARVVVRDWVEMPLPAVKANLRRWIDDHKIAGWDGKPTLVKLVQLTRVAGRWQPGRGSGPGSWTKLGARGEDRPGGLYHALWRSAVFGAPLPPKILAHVIDRIRTDGRVDAARVALIRLAVLRRPGLPPYHAERLTPTLNDANRDPAYLSGRAFAVLDDLQQAVYRAANQQLNTTFAERYMGRAITNPQAVLVNGRRSATAWLRRLRGPLGKPAWAGAYANRLDDIFAQIDADTSIPSSAMLTQKAAFVLGYHHQRAAMRAERIEAAASKKNTDLPPADLPPGADGTPAADAPEGDAA
- the cas3 gene encoding CRISPR-associated helicase Cas3', giving the protein MRGTAELARRFASPFGGGELAYWLGALHDVGKASCAWQDKLKNVANSGQRVGIDHKSLGTRIAYERGLGGYSGAIFGHHGGLIDTNSLGKALKQGFSRAQDVTSAEAELPRLLPDLPPDLRQTIPDAWLQDHLVGEMALRLCYSALVDADGLDTGAHFDGLAAPRVRTDADFGHLYKLFEQRRAAMLEHRRATMLAAGKPSPVDDLREQVYAQCVSFADQPPGIYRLPAPTGAGKTLCAAGFALRHAEKNQQRRVIVAVPFLTITGQNAAVYRGMLDEPGAEPVVLEHHSQVNFEDAAAGRWGRLAAENWDAPFVVTTFVRLFESLFGRRPSAMRRVHRLAGSVIVLDEVQALPHDMLVPILDGLRLLVRHFGTTVLLSSATQPEFWSLPTMNGVDYTDVLTDVPAVANQLKRVRYEWRLDPAPTLADIADQAADDVTTPAGRPPAAMVVVNTTANAQAVFDTWRDSGDLDHARHLSTRMCPAHRQRVLEDVRDRLTNDEPVLLVSTQLIEAGVDVDFPTVYRAMAPADSLLQAAGRANREGRLDHGRVVIFAPADGGAPETYKRLVGAATTHFGPGRADPDDPDALAAYYRSIYSTLNLNDPQHIGQQIQRSRAAWAYETVADGPLDDSGHRDRKRAFRIISADSISVVTPQGAGTPDERAHVEELVHRVRTAPVPDMRDLRRLQPYTTTVHPGVPQRDAGVRALMQPILGSDVRVGALVEWRGDYDPHTGMIFDPKLEDFIL